The proteins below are encoded in one region of Hordeum vulgare subsp. vulgare chromosome 3H, MorexV3_pseudomolecules_assembly, whole genome shotgun sequence:
- the LOC123442853 gene encoding serine carboxypeptidase-like 17: protein MKDRSHGLALRVSLLLLVLIIIVIAQAQSEKNQTTVQVSHLPGFHGPLPFSLETGYVQVDNRNGVHLFYYFVQSETSPTEDPVLLWLTGGPGCSAFSGLVYEIGPLSFQPDSYTGGLPELVYRPDSWTKVANVIFLDSPVGAGFSYSATDQGYKSSDTKAVDQIAIFLTKWYKEHPQFLLNPLFIAGDSYSGLIGPPLTVQIAKGIEMGDKPLLNLKGYIIGNPLTDRKFDLPARVPYAHRMGLISDEQYEKYRESCGADTGMNRNIQCKNCHDAIDKCLKGINIHHILEPECSSEYNGNSDSGRTLLDYRGAELGLSDISSECREKGYSMSSIWANNRAVREALGVHNGTVPVWLRCNHGTPYTTDIRSSVEYHRSLASRGYRSLIYSGDHDMTVPFIGTQAWIRSLRFAIVDQWRPWYATGQVAGFTTLYANNLTFATVKGGGHTAPEYRPKECLAMVDRWLSGRPL from the exons ATGAAAGATAGGAGCCATGGCTTGGCACTGAGAGTCAGCTTGCTCTTgctcgtcctcatcatcatcgtcatcgcccAGGCGCAGAGCGAGAAGAACCAGACCACCGTGCAGGTGAGCCATCTGCCTGGCTTCCATGGCCCCCTTCCCTTCTCCCTGGAAACAGGCTATGTACAAGTAGACAACCGCAATGGCGTCCACCTCTTCTACTACTTCGTTCAGTCGGAGACGAGCCCGACGGAGGACCCAGTCTTGCTCTGGCTCACAGGCGGCCCTGGGTGCTCCGCCTTCTCCGGTCTTGTCTACGAGATCG GCCCTCTCAGCTTTCAGCCCGATTCCTACACCGGTGGTCTGCCAGAGCTGGTGTACAGACCAGATTCTTGGACCAAG GTTGCCAATGTAATCTTTCTGGATTCCCCTGTTGGAGCTGGCTTTTCATACTCTGCAACAGACCAAGGGTACAAGTCCTCCGACACCAAAGCCGTTGACCAAATTGCCATCTTCCTTACCAAG TGGTATAAGGAGCATCCACAGTTCTTACTGAATCCACTTTTCATTGCTGGAGATTCGTATTCCGGTTTAATTGGGCCACCACTAACCGTTCAAATTGCCAAGG GTATAGAAATGGGTGACAAGCCACTTCTTAATCTGAAG GGTTATATCATAGGCAACCCATTAACGGATCGCAAGTTTGATTTGCCAGCCAGGGTCCCATATGCCCATAGGATGGGTCTCATATCTGACGAACAATATGAG AAATACAGGGAAAGTTGTGGTGCGGACACCGGTATGAACCGAAACATACAATGCAAAAATTGCCATGATGCGATAGATAAG TGTTTGAAGGGCATAAACATACACCACATCCTAGAACCCGAATGTTCTTCCGAATACAATGGAAATTCAGATAGCGGGAGGACGCTGCTTGATTACCGTGGTGCAGAGCTTGGCTTATCTGATATTTCTTCGGAGTGCAGA GAGAAAGGATATAGCATGTCCAGCATCTGGGCAAACAACAGGGCAGTGAGAGAGGCTCTGGGTGTTCACAATGGAACGGTTCCTGTGTGGCTGAGATGCAACCACGGCACGCCATACACCACCGACATCAGGAGCAGCGTGGAGTATCACCGGAGCCTGGCCAGCAGAGGCTACCGGAGCCTGATCTACAGCGGTGACCACGACATGACtgtgcctttcatcggtacccagGCGTGGATCCGCTCTCTCCGATTCGCCATCGTCGATCAGTGGAGGCCCTGGTATGCCACCGGCCAAGTTGCTGG GTTTACAACTCTGTACGCTAACAACCTCACCTTTGCGACAGTCAAG GGTGGTGGTCACACTGCTCCAGAGTACAGGCCCAAGGAATGCTTGGCCATGGTCGACAGGTGGCTCTCCGGCCGTCCTCTCTAA
- the LOC123442854 gene encoding sigma intracellular receptor 2-like, whose protein sequence is MGAVSATADVVVALFSLIMAVAAPLFDSQVVLPRGLHPAPLVDIHRWFTVAFGHYLVADPPPFFLGFVWLDLAFLWPVCVANLYGILAGRRWSATTSLMAGVYMLTYLSAILGDMLGSGKATPRLLQLYAPFIVIAVTAVLRGLCSYSAPLTAATSVASAQKKKD, encoded by the exons ATGGGCGCCGTCTCCGCGACGGCGGACGTGGTGGTCGCGCTCTTCTCGCTGATCATGGCGGTGGCGGCCCCGCTGTTCGACTCCCAGGTCGTGCTCCCGCGCGGCCTCCACCCTGCGCCGCTCGTGGACATCCACCGGTGGTTCACCGTCGCGTTCGGCCACTACCTCGTCGCCGACCCGCCGCCTTTCTTCCTCGGCTTCGTCTGGCTCGACCTGGCCTTCCTGTGGCCGGTCTGCGTCGCCAACCTCTACGGCATCCTCGCGGGCCGCCGCTGGTCGGCCACCACCTCCCTCATGGCGGGGGTCTACATGCTCACCTACTTG TCCGCCATACTCGGTGACATGTTGGGCTCAGGAAAAGCAACGCCGAGACTGCTTCAGCTGTATGCTCCGTTCATCGTGATTGCTGTAACTGCAGTTTTGCGTGGCCTCTGCTCATATTCAGCGCCGTTAACTGCTGCAACATCGGTTGCATCTGCTCAGAAGAAAAAAGACTAG